A window of the Candidatus Tanganyikabacteria bacterium genome harbors these coding sequences:
- a CDS encoding TIM barrel protein: MLRLGTVPILWNNDDLPDLRGGSVYPFEEVLAAIAAAGFAGTELGSNHPREAIALGRELARRNLRLSGAYWCPGLTDPDRAEAALDDVEPLLALLEAVGCEYLIAAEPLSTVRGAFVGRAAQAPSLADAGWRCLAAALDELGWRCRGRGIRLAFHNHAGTWVETPDEVARLLGMTDPERVGLCLDTGHWTVGGGDAPNGVRDWLPRLRYLHVKDVAPAVLAALRDEGFDFHEALRRRIFTELGKGCVDLPAIAATLAEAGWSGWVVAEQDTSWLEPGEAAAHNFATLHALTRGQQAPGTNGVSPAQAPGSAGVSPAPRGLAP, encoded by the coding sequence GTGCTGCGCCTCGGGACGGTCCCGATCCTCTGGAACAACGACGATCTCCCCGATCTGCGCGGCGGGTCGGTCTACCCGTTCGAGGAAGTCCTCGCCGCGATCGCCGCGGCGGGGTTCGCAGGGACCGAACTGGGCAGCAACCACCCGCGCGAGGCGATCGCCCTGGGGCGCGAACTGGCGCGCCGGAACTTGCGTCTGTCCGGGGCCTACTGGTGTCCCGGCCTCACCGATCCCGACCGCGCCGAGGCCGCCCTGGACGACGTGGAGCCGCTCCTGGCCCTGCTGGAGGCCGTGGGCTGCGAGTACCTGATCGCCGCCGAACCGCTGAGTACCGTGCGCGGCGCCTTCGTGGGCCGGGCCGCGCAGGCGCCGTCGCTGGCGGACGCCGGCTGGCGCTGCCTGGCCGCCGCCCTGGACGAACTGGGCTGGCGCTGCCGCGGCCGCGGCATCCGCCTGGCCTTCCACAACCACGCGGGCACGTGGGTCGAGACGCCGGACGAAGTGGCCCGCCTGCTGGGCATGACCGATCCCGAACGGGTCGGGCTCTGCCTCGACACCGGGCACTGGACGGTGGGCGGCGGCGACGCGCCGAATGGCGTCCGCGACTGGTTGCCGCGCCTGCGCTATCTCCACGTCAAGGACGTCGCCCCCGCGGTGCTGGCGGCATTGCGCGACGAGGGCTTCGACTTCCACGAGGCCCTCCGGCGGCGGATCTTCACCGAACTCGGGAAGGGCTGCGTGGACTTGCCGGCGATCGCCGCCACCCTCGCCGAGGCAGGCTGGTCGGGCTGGGTCGTGGCCGAGCAGGACACGTCTTGGCTGGAGCCCGGCGAGGCCGCCGCCCACAACTTCGCGACCCTGCACGCGCTGACGCGGGGGCAGCAGGCACCCGGGACCAACGGCGTCTCGCCGGCCCAGGCGCCCGGGAGCGCCGGCGTTTCGCCGGCCCCACGAGGCCTGGCCCCGTGA